One Halosegnis longus DNA window includes the following coding sequences:
- a CDS encoding potassium channel family protein: protein MAALPVEILQGIYLGILTGLLPTLIAFSLGFGFKYITGVTIPGFGVVVLSLALAGVNGGLLALTDQTITQSATGPVVVTAILVILMLSLYAHAKGDALGATFPRRFSLSALRAQTLSNDVVEFVGGRGQVTLEIVGDIADMEAYPPLPDDIRTSIKAETWKLPADLGLDELEARFRERLRTEFDLADAAVTINAQGQATIAAAPPVSALSKRIPAGKRAVSVDALVPTGLARGDIVTLHTNEATIEGTLVSARSSGKSDPKPVATDGGTATEPAQPPTGAPDATTTGGDGRVTVAVSRSDARTLLAATTAHVVVQPRGTSREFELLSLLRRSGKRFRKFTLAADAPLVGETVGTAGLRDTHGVGVLAVRSDGTWRFVPPQEQPLAAGDELFVVGPREGLDAVAGVVS, encoded by the coding sequence ATGGCTGCGCTTCCCGTCGAGATACTCCAAGGTATCTATCTCGGTATCCTCACCGGGCTGTTGCCGACGCTGATTGCCTTCAGCCTCGGCTTCGGCTTCAAGTACATCACCGGCGTGACAATCCCCGGTTTCGGTGTCGTCGTCTTGTCGCTCGCGCTCGCGGGCGTCAACGGGGGACTGCTCGCGCTCACCGACCAGACCATCACGCAGTCGGCGACCGGCCCGGTCGTCGTCACGGCGATTCTCGTCATCCTGATGTTGTCGCTGTACGCCCACGCCAAGGGCGACGCGCTGGGGGCGACGTTCCCGCGACGGTTTAGTCTCTCCGCGCTTCGGGCCCAGACGCTCTCGAACGACGTGGTCGAGTTCGTCGGCGGGCGCGGGCAGGTGACGCTCGAAATCGTCGGCGACATCGCCGACATGGAGGCGTATCCGCCGCTTCCGGACGACATCCGTACCAGCATCAAGGCGGAGACGTGGAAGCTGCCAGCCGACCTCGGGCTCGATGAGCTGGAAGCGCGATTCAGAGAACGGCTCCGGACGGAGTTTGACCTCGCGGACGCGGCCGTCACAATCAACGCGCAGGGGCAGGCGACGATCGCCGCCGCGCCGCCCGTTTCGGCGCTCTCGAAGCGGATTCCCGCCGGGAAGCGAGCCGTCTCCGTCGACGCGCTCGTCCCGACCGGACTGGCGCGAGGCGATATCGTCACCCTCCACACGAACGAGGCGACTATCGAAGGAACGCTCGTCAGCGCACGCTCCAGCGGCAAGAGCGACCCCAAGCCGGTCGCGACGGACGGCGGTACCGCGACCGAACCGGCACAGCCGCCGACCGGCGCACCCGACGCGACCACGACCGGCGGTGACGGCCGAGTGACGGTGGCGGTGAGCCGGAGCGACGCGCGGACGCTGTTGGCCGCGACGACCGCCCACGTCGTCGTTCAGCCGCGCGGTACGAGCCGGGAGTTCGAGCTCCTCTCCCTGTTGCGACGTTCCGGCAAGCGCTTTCGGAAGTTCACGCTCGCCGCAGACGCGCCGCTCGTCGGAGAGACCGTCGGTACTGCCGGGCTGCGAGACACCCACGGCGTCGGTGTGCTCGCGGTTCGGTCCGACGGGACGTGGCGGTTCGTCCCGCCGCAGGAGCAGCCGCTGGCCGCGGGCGATGAGCTGTTCGTCGTCGGGCCGCGCGAGGGACTCGACGCGGTCGCCGGGGTGGTTTCGTGA
- a CDS encoding TrkA C-terminal domain-containing protein has protein sequence MTQQEVAILARIMDNLLRIVGLSLLSGLLAALLAVGYRWYARMQVPTGLSMLVGLTGVALVLNLDTTLASLLEPTGGADDVFATPTIVVNTLTLAVSGVTATAGGRVGDRIAGTTGALSGGGGANVDVSAVVKAVGRVITVELPEDIEDMDGHDPVAANVKERIAGLTLVFPRRLTVEELRNRLVARLREEYGVGVVDVDIEADGTVTYLAVGSREIGLGTTLPPETCAVAIRADPAFSASAGDVVHIYDTTGEESKRVAVGEVRGTADEVVTVAVDADDATRLNSTQRYRLATLPVEPRVDREFASLLRAADETVTTITLAADSPLAGQTVGALNATVIAVHGQAGTEPLVPNTRTLTAGETLYVIAKPDAVRRLEAAATGADTD, from the coding sequence GTGACCCAGCAAGAGGTCGCCATCCTCGCCCGGATCATGGACAATCTGTTGCGAATCGTCGGTCTGAGCCTACTCTCGGGACTGCTCGCGGCGCTGCTCGCGGTCGGATACCGCTGGTACGCCCGGATGCAGGTGCCGACCGGGCTGTCGATGCTCGTCGGTCTCACGGGCGTCGCGCTGGTGTTGAACCTCGACACGACGCTGGCGTCGCTGCTGGAGCCGACCGGCGGAGCGGACGACGTGTTCGCCACTCCGACAATCGTCGTCAACACGCTCACCCTCGCCGTCAGCGGCGTCACCGCGACTGCGGGCGGGCGCGTCGGCGACCGCATCGCCGGCACCACCGGTGCGCTCTCCGGCGGTGGCGGTGCCAACGTCGACGTATCTGCGGTCGTGAAGGCCGTCGGGCGCGTCATCACCGTCGAACTCCCCGAGGACATCGAGGACATGGACGGCCACGACCCGGTGGCCGCGAACGTGAAGGAGCGCATCGCCGGGCTAACGTTGGTCTTCCCGCGGCGGCTGACGGTCGAGGAGCTCCGGAACCGGCTCGTCGCCCGGCTCCGGGAGGAGTACGGCGTCGGCGTCGTGGACGTCGACATCGAGGCGGACGGTACCGTGACGTATCTCGCGGTCGGCTCCCGCGAGATCGGGCTCGGGACGACGCTCCCGCCCGAGACCTGTGCGGTCGCCATCCGTGCAGACCCGGCGTTCAGCGCGAGCGCCGGCGACGTGGTCCACATCTACGACACCACGGGCGAGGAGTCGAAACGCGTCGCCGTCGGCGAGGTGCGCGGCACCGCCGACGAGGTGGTAACCGTCGCCGTCGACGCGGACGACGCCACCCGGCTGAACAGCACCCAGCGGTACCGGCTCGCGACACTCCCCGTCGAGCCGCGGGTCGACCGCGAGTTCGCGTCGCTGTTGCGCGCGGCCGACGAGACGGTCACCACGATTACGCTCGCGGCCGACTCGCCGCTCGCCGGCCAGACCGTCGGGGCGCTCAATGCAACAGTCATCGCAGTTCACGGGCAAGCCGGCACCGAGCCGCTCGTTCCCAACACGCGGACGCTCACCGCCGGCGAGACGCTGTACGTCATCGCCAAGCCCGACGCGGTCCGGCGGCTCGAAGCCGCGGCCACCGGAGCCGACACCGACTAA
- a CDS encoding formyltetrahydrofolate deformylase, whose amino-acid sequence MTREYTQITVIGEDTTGIIARVTTLLYDRAINIEDLDQAVREGLFRMTLHVDTSEMTCSQEELREALDELGEEIGHEVRVRFPDDRDTQTIAVLATKETHAPEALFAAHEEGSLDADISVVISNHSDLDDLAADYDVPFHDIGDEKGTPDEDELLTLLEEYDADLIVLARYMRIIGPEVVFRYEDRIINIHPSLLPSFPGARAYQQARQEGVRVGGVTAHYVTTDLDQGPIIAQRAFDVPADATVKELEQRGQPLEASALLEAVRLHLDDAVYVHQGRVELRDGVEADDYQLGLPEKMREWNPSTPVDGEPL is encoded by the coding sequence ATGACCCGCGAGTACACCCAGATAACCGTCATCGGCGAGGACACGACGGGTATCATCGCCCGCGTGACCACCCTCCTGTACGACCGCGCCATCAACATCGAGGACCTCGACCAGGCCGTCCGCGAGGGGCTGTTCCGGATGACCCTCCACGTCGACACGAGCGAGATGACCTGCTCGCAGGAAGAGCTCCGCGAGGCGCTCGACGAACTGGGCGAGGAAATCGGCCACGAGGTCCGGGTTCGGTTCCCCGACGACCGCGACACGCAGACGATTGCCGTGCTCGCGACGAAGGAGACCCACGCGCCGGAGGCGCTGTTTGCCGCCCACGAGGAGGGGAGTCTCGACGCCGACATCTCCGTCGTCATCTCGAACCACAGCGACCTCGACGACCTCGCCGCCGACTACGATGTCCCCTTCCACGACATCGGCGACGAGAAGGGGACCCCCGACGAGGACGAACTGCTCACCCTCTTGGAAGAGTACGACGCCGACCTCATCGTCCTCGCGCGGTACATGCGCATCATCGGTCCGGAGGTCGTCTTCCGCTACGAGGACCGCATCATCAATATCCACCCGAGCCTGCTCCCCTCCTTCCCCGGCGCGCGCGCCTACCAGCAGGCCCGACAGGAGGGCGTCCGCGTCGGCGGCGTCACCGCCCACTACGTCACGACCGACCTCGATCAAGGGCCGATTATCGCCCAGCGCGCCTTCGACGTCCCTGCCGACGCCACCGTCAAGGAACTCGAACAGCGAGGCCAGCCGCTCGAAGCCTCGGCGCTGCTCGAGGCCGTTCGACTTCATCTGGACGACGCGGTCTACGTCCACCAGGGTCGCGTCGAACTCCGCGACGGCGTCGAGGCCGACGACTACCAGCTCGGTCTCCCGGAGAAGATGCGCGAGTGGAACCCCTCGACGCCGGTCGACGGCGAACCGCTCTAA
- the purQ gene encoding phosphoribosylformylglycinamidine synthase I, translating into MTVSIIRFGGSNCDRDAALALDSLDIDADIVWHEDGLPESPDGIVIPGGFSYGDYLRAGAMAARSPIMDEVRALAEEGTPVLGVCNGAQIGSESGLTPGAFTTNRSARFQCEHVHLRVENADTPFTSAFSEGEVISLPIAHGEGRFEIESDRLDTIREDDRVLFRYCAPDGTVTDAANPNGSTDNVAGVLGERETVAVLMPHPERATLDDIGMSNGAGTDGAGVLRAFE; encoded by the coding sequence ATGACCGTCTCCATCATCCGATTCGGCGGCTCGAACTGCGACCGCGACGCCGCGCTCGCGCTCGATTCGCTCGACATCGACGCCGACATCGTCTGGCACGAGGACGGCCTGCCGGAATCGCCCGACGGCATCGTCATCCCCGGCGGGTTCTCCTACGGCGATTACCTCCGCGCCGGCGCGATGGCCGCCCGCTCGCCAATCATGGACGAGGTGCGCGCCCTCGCCGAGGAAGGCACTCCCGTGCTCGGCGTGTGCAACGGCGCGCAAATCGGCTCCGAGTCCGGCCTGACGCCCGGCGCGTTCACGACGAACCGGTCGGCGCGCTTCCAGTGTGAACACGTCCACCTGCGCGTCGAGAACGCCGACACGCCCTTCACTAGCGCGTTCTCGGAGGGCGAGGTCATCTCGCTACCGATTGCCCACGGCGAGGGGCGATTCGAAATCGAGTCCGACCGACTCGACACCATTCGCGAGGACGACCGCGTGTTGTTCCGCTACTGTGCGCCCGACGGCACCGTCACCGACGCGGCGAATCCGAACGGCTCGACCGACAACGTCGCGGGCGTGCTCGGCGAACGCGAGACGGTCGCCGTGTTGATGCCCCACCCAGAGCGCGCCACGCTCGACGATATCGGTATGTCGAACGGTGCCGGGACGGACGGCGCCGGCGTCCTGCGCGCCTTCGAGTAA
- a CDS encoding ferredoxin, whose translation MADDAQTIDPSEIGETDAPPVDEAPYKLVFEANKCIAAGKCAEVSTNWEMELSTGIAKPNTYFFAEEDLDHNVRAAEVCPAKKDRGVIHVIDRRTNEEIAPDPEGDGTLSVDW comes from the coding sequence ATGGCAGACGACGCCCAGACGATCGACCCGAGCGAAATCGGCGAGACAGACGCTCCGCCCGTCGACGAGGCACCGTACAAGCTCGTCTTCGAGGCCAACAAGTGTATCGCCGCCGGGAAATGTGCCGAGGTCTCGACCAACTGGGAGATGGAGCTTTCCACCGGGATTGCAAAGCCCAACACCTACTTCTTCGCCGAGGAGGACCTCGACCACAACGTCCGGGCAGCGGAGGTGTGTCCGGCGAAGAAGGACCGCGGCGTCATCCACGTCATCGACCGCCGGACGAACGAGGAAATCGCTCCCGACCCGGAGGGAGACGGCACGCTCTCCGTCGACTGGTAG
- a CDS encoding DUF5813 family protein, translating to MTIPESAERAFDAHDAYDRDGDEYELTTITFESRVEAAETDDWAHEYTIVVRAPMLSSVVDGEVGPDLEAGWFDTFALRMEDAPDAVRDNLELDRLDVHEELGDAVVVFEFTWGNADRAPAIAKALAEYVEGTYMEGVVPGFDYTDPVDSLLASASQGDGTGTPL from the coding sequence ATGACGATTCCCGAGAGTGCCGAACGCGCGTTCGACGCACACGATGCTTACGACCGCGACGGCGACGAGTACGAACTGACGACGATTACGTTCGAGAGCCGCGTCGAGGCGGCCGAAACCGACGACTGGGCACACGAGTACACCATCGTCGTCCGCGCGCCGATGCTGTCGTCGGTCGTAGATGGCGAGGTCGGCCCGGACCTCGAAGCCGGCTGGTTCGACACCTTCGCGCTCCGGATGGAAGACGCCCCCGACGCCGTCCGCGACAATCTGGAACTGGACCGGCTCGACGTGCACGAGGAACTCGGCGATGCGGTCGTCGTCTTCGAGTTCACGTGGGGGAACGCGGACCGCGCGCCCGCGATTGCGAAGGCGCTGGCCGAGTACGTCGAGGGCACGTACATGGAGGGTGTCGTCCCGGGCTTCGACTACACCGACCCCGTCGATTCGCTGCTCGCGTCCGCGAGCCAAGGCGACGGGACCGGCACCCCGCTGTAG
- a CDS encoding putative phosphothreonine lyase domain-containing protein produces MQSPSTITADETYWLRGSAVTDADTATDAYFEDHDVLRPAETTKTDLPPTDDEAVARIDRDALGEEKFIGKWQVTGSADRIDALWPDIVASVESQTIWAAKAMTGFGFDALEMYDEYVLAVYTPNYVDTDDVYRVREHLREAHGVTEPCYYKPDIYTANGIVADNMDEFGLEKPARYVE; encoded by the coding sequence ATGCAGTCACCGAGCACAATCACGGCAGACGAGACGTACTGGCTCCGGGGGAGCGCGGTCACGGACGCGGACACCGCGACGGACGCGTACTTCGAGGACCACGACGTACTCCGCCCCGCGGAGACGACGAAAACCGACCTCCCGCCGACGGACGACGAGGCCGTCGCGCGAATCGACCGGGACGCACTCGGTGAGGAGAAGTTCATCGGCAAGTGGCAGGTCACGGGGTCGGCCGACCGCATCGACGCGCTGTGGCCGGATATCGTGGCGAGCGTCGAGTCCCAGACCATCTGGGCGGCGAAGGCGATGACGGGATTCGGCTTCGACGCGCTGGAGATGTACGACGAGTACGTGCTCGCGGTGTACACGCCGAACTACGTCGACACCGACGACGTGTATCGGGTGCGCGAGCACCTCCGCGAGGCTCACGGGGTCACGGAGCCGTGTTACTACAAGCCGGATATCTACACGGCGAACGGAATCGTCGCCGACAACATGGATGAGTTCGGACTGGAGAAGCCAGCGCGCTACGTCGAATAG
- the purS gene encoding phosphoribosylformylglycinamidine synthase subunit PurS produces MTAYTATVTVRLKHGVLDPEADQTRKALERLGFDLDGLRSADRFDIDLDADDARSARERADEMAERLLANPTIHDYDVDVVEAE; encoded by the coding sequence ATGACAGCCTACACCGCGACGGTGACGGTTCGGCTCAAACACGGGGTGCTCGACCCCGAGGCCGACCAGACGCGCAAGGCGCTCGAACGGCTCGGCTTCGACCTCGACGGCCTCCGGAGCGCCGACCGCTTCGATATCGACCTCGATGCAGACGACGCGAGAAGCGCCCGCGAGCGCGCCGACGAGATGGCAGAACGCCTCCTCGCGAACCCCACCATCCACGACTACGACGTGGACGTGGTCGAGGCGGAATGA
- a CDS encoding redox-regulated ATPase YchF, with protein MSYTIGLVGKPSVGKSTFFNAATMNDVPEGAYPFTTIDPSVGEAYVRVDCAAPEFDTTCTPSVGYCDDGTRFVPVRLLDVAGLVPGAHEGKGLGNQFLTDLNEADALVHVVDFSGTTDAEGERTEGHDPREDIDFLEDELDQWYLEILGKGLDKYADAYDKENTDVEVVLAEQMSAFRTNKDEIKKLILRCDLSLEPGEWDDDDRFELAREIRKETKPILIAANKMDTPEAQANWEEVTTDDDYEHLTFVPTSAHAEKALKNAAEGGVVDYTPGDAEFDIVGDISDEQEQGLEAIADFTSEYDGTGVQGAIERALFDVLGVMPVFPGSANGKADEEGEFRDCFLLPRGSTTSDFAYHIHSDIGDGLLHGIDCRTERQVGGDHVLDERDVIELITTA; from the coding sequence ATGAGCTACACTATCGGTCTCGTGGGGAAGCCGTCGGTCGGCAAATCCACGTTCTTCAACGCGGCGACGATGAACGACGTGCCTGAGGGCGCGTACCCGTTCACGACAATCGACCCCTCCGTCGGCGAGGCGTACGTGCGCGTCGACTGTGCGGCCCCCGAGTTCGACACCACCTGCACCCCGAGCGTCGGCTACTGCGACGACGGCACGCGATTCGTCCCCGTCCGACTGCTCGACGTGGCCGGACTCGTCCCCGGCGCACACGAAGGGAAGGGGCTGGGCAATCAGTTTCTCACCGACCTGAACGAGGCCGACGCGCTCGTCCACGTCGTCGACTTCTCCGGGACGACCGACGCCGAGGGTGAACGCACCGAGGGTCACGACCCTCGCGAGGACATCGACTTCCTCGAAGACGAACTCGACCAGTGGTATCTGGAGATTCTCGGCAAGGGACTCGACAAGTACGCCGACGCCTACGACAAGGAAAACACCGACGTAGAGGTCGTCCTCGCCGAACAGATGTCGGCGTTCCGCACCAACAAAGACGAAATCAAGAAGCTCATCCTCCGGTGTGACCTCTCGCTCGAACCCGGAGAGTGGGACGACGACGACCGGTTCGAACTGGCTCGCGAGATTCGCAAGGAGACGAAGCCAATCCTCATCGCGGCCAACAAGATGGACACGCCGGAGGCACAGGCAAACTGGGAGGAAGTGACCACGGACGACGACTACGAGCACCTCACCTTCGTCCCGACGAGCGCGCACGCGGAGAAGGCACTCAAGAACGCCGCGGAGGGCGGCGTCGTCGACTACACGCCCGGTGACGCCGAGTTCGATATCGTCGGCGACATCTCCGACGAGCAAGAGCAGGGGCTGGAGGCCATTGCCGACTTCACGAGCGAGTACGACGGAACCGGCGTTCAGGGCGCAATCGAGCGCGCGCTGTTCGACGTGCTCGGCGTGATGCCCGTCTTTCCGGGGAGCGCGAACGGGAAGGCCGACGAGGAGGGTGAGTTCCGCGACTGCTTTCTCCTGCCCCGCGGGTCGACCACCTCGGATTTCGCCTACCACATCCACTCGGATATCGGCGACGGCCTGCTCCACGGCATCGACTGCCGGACCGAGCGACAGGTCGGCGGCGACCACGTGCTCGATGAGCGCGACGTCATCGAACTGATTACGACGGCCTGA